One genomic segment of Hypomesus transpacificus isolate Combined female chromosome 5, fHypTra1, whole genome shotgun sequence includes these proteins:
- the LOC124468029 gene encoding signal-induced proliferation-associated protein 1-like isoform X2 translates to MIEMEVEGGEAEDPRSDKVQGEEGQTSLLSPASLPLLRATSLQEAPSLQAPEDPATQLTRSCSLEREPHCRDICDRHVYDNVGLKVDGHIYENSGELRDATPDLILAVKPKVPLDGEQSVGAELGEDGGPSLAPSQLSCLDRAERNSRALSLHYSITKILSENTDSSEEEWQSISDLASACRSILEALSREDRRAGDGSLSGADGSSLSGQTDGKIKDMKDSDSPGHLEEKVSQLEAMLKRLQDDLQKEKEDKAVLQAEVKSLRQNNQRLQEESQTTVAHLIKVTELLCNVNKPC, encoded by the exons atgatagagatggaggtggagggaggagaggcagaggatccCCGGTCAGACAAGGTCCAGGGTGAGGAGGGTCAGACGTCGCTCCTCTCCCCCGCGAGCCTGCCCCTGCTTCGGGCCACTTCTCTACAGGAGGCCCCTTCCCTCCAGGCCCCAGAGGACCCCGCCACCCAGCTGACACGAAGCTGCTCCCTGGAGAGGGAGCCTCACTGCAGGGACATATGTGACAG ACATGTATATGACAACGTGGGCCTGAAGGTGGACGGCCACATCTACGAGAACTCCGGCGAGCTCCGAGACGCCACGCCCGACCTCATCCTCGCCGTGAAACCCAAGGTCCCTCTGGATGGAGAACAG tcggTGGGCGCTGAGCTGGGTGAGGACGGCGGGCCCTCGCTGGCCCCCTCCCAGCTCTCCTGTctggacagagcagagaggaactCCAGAGCTCTCAGCCTCCACTACTCCATCACCAAGA tCCTGTCAGAGAACACA GACTCGTCAGAGGAGGAGTGGCAGTCCATCTCTGACCTGGCGTCAGCCTGCAGGAGCATCCTGGAGGCCCTGTCACGAGAGG ACCGCAGAGCAGGAGATGGGAGTCTGTCTGGAGCAGACGGATCCTCTCTCAGCGGACAGACCGACGGCAAGATCAAGGACATGAAGGACAG TGATTCCCCGGgacacctggaggagaaggTCTCCCAGCTGGAGGCCATGCTGAAGAGACTCCAGGACGACCTGCAAAAG gagaaggaggacaaggCGGTGTTGCAGGCTGAGGTGAAGAGCCTCCGGCAGAATAACCAGCGGCTGCAGGAGGAGTCCCAGACTACGGTGGCCCACCTCATCAAAGTCACCGAGCTGCTGTGCAATGTCAACAAGCCCTGCTAG
- the LOC124468029 gene encoding signal-induced proliferation-associated protein 1-like isoform X1: MIEMEVEGGEAEDPRSDKVQGEEGQTSLLSPASLPLLRATSLQEAPSLQAPEDPATQLTRSCSLEREPHCRDICDRHVYDNVGLKVDGHIYENSGELRDATPDLILAVKPKVPLDGEQSVGAELGEDGGPSLAPSQLSCLDRAERNSRALSLHYSITKILSENTDSSEEEWQSISDLASACRSILEALSREDRRAGDGSLSGADGSSLSGQTDGKIKDMKDSDSPGHLEEKVSQLEAMLKRLQDDLQKEKEDKAVLQAEVKSLRQNNQRLQEESQTTVAHLIKVTELLCNVNKPC; this comes from the exons atgatagagatggaggtggagggaggagaggcagaggatccCCGGTCAGACAAGGTCCAGGGTGAGGAGGGTCAGACGTCGCTCCTCTCCCCCGCGAGCCTGCCCCTGCTTCGGGCCACTTCTCTACAGGAGGCCCCTTCCCTCCAGGCCCCAGAGGACCCCGCCACCCAGCTGACACGAAGCTGCTCCCTGGAGAGGGAGCCTCACTGCAGGGACATATGTGACAG ACATGTATATGACAACGTGGGCCTGAAGGTGGACGGCCACATCTACGAGAACTCCGGCGAGCTCCGAGACGCCACGCCCGACCTCATCCTCGCCGTGAAACCCAAGGTCCCTCTGGATGGAGAACAG tcggTGGGCGCTGAGCTGGGTGAGGACGGCGGGCCCTCGCTGGCCCCCTCCCAGCTCTCCTGTctggacagagcagagaggaactCCAGAGCTCTCAGCCTCCACTACTCCATCACCAAGA tcCTGTCAGAGAACACAGACTCGTCAGAGGAGGAGTGGCAGTCCATCTCTGACCTGGCGTCAGCCTGCAGGAGCATCCTGGAGGCCCTGTCACGAGAGG ACCGCAGAGCAGGAGATGGGAGTCTGTCTGGAGCAGACGGATCCTCTCTCAGCGGACAGACCGACGGCAAGATCAAGGACATGAAGGACAG TGATTCCCCGGgacacctggaggagaaggTCTCCCAGCTGGAGGCCATGCTGAAGAGACTCCAGGACGACCTGCAAAAG gagaaggaggacaaggCGGTGTTGCAGGCTGAGGTGAAGAGCCTCCGGCAGAATAACCAGCGGCTGCAGGAGGAGTCCCAGACTACGGTGGCCCACCTCATCAAAGTCACCGAGCTGCTGTGCAATGTCAACAAGCCCTGCTAG